In the genome of Paenibacillus pabuli, one region contains:
- the cyoD gene encoding cytochrome o ubiquinol oxidase subunit IV produces the protein MAEHNSHESHGHEQHGSLKSYVIGFILSVVLTIIPLVVVLNDMMGRTATLAVVLVTAALQFVVQLFFFMHIRESEKPRWNVMALIFGLLIMLTIVIGSVWIMLNNTVAH, from the coding sequence ATGGCAGAACATAACTCACATGAATCCCATGGCCACGAGCAGCATGGTTCACTCAAGTCCTATGTCATCGGCTTCATTCTGTCCGTCGTCCTCACAATCATCCCACTTGTGGTGGTTCTGAATGATATGATGGGCAGAACAGCTACACTGGCTGTTGTTTTGGTAACAGCTGCACTTCAGTTCGTGGTTCAACTCTTCTTCTTCATGCATATCCGTGAATCGGAGAAACCACGCTGGAATGTAATGGCTCTGATTTTTGGTCTGTTGATCATGCTGACCATCGTCATTGGTTCTGTCTGGATCATGTTGAACAACACAGTTGCACATTAA
- the cyoC gene encoding cytochrome o ubiquinol oxidase subunit III, translating to MAQAAAKHGHDHAHDHDHGHHDPQELKILGFWFFLISDVILFSVLFATFIVLRDNTAGGPVLSELIKMPGVIAETFILLTSSFTSGLAVLAMNQGKVKQLISWLAVTAVLGASFIALEVTEFIELIHEGFSYTTSAASGAFFTLVGTHGLHVSLGLIWMIGLMLQLKKRGITDVTRGKINVISLYWHFLDVVWIFLLSVVYLMGVM from the coding sequence CATGGTCACCATGACCCGCAAGAATTGAAAATACTCGGATTCTGGTTCTTCCTGATTTCCGACGTTATCCTGTTCTCCGTATTGTTCGCAACCTTTATTGTGTTGCGTGACAATACGGCGGGCGGACCTGTGTTGTCTGAATTGATCAAAATGCCTGGCGTTATTGCCGAGACATTTATCTTGCTCACAAGTTCATTTACAAGTGGACTTGCGGTTCTTGCCATGAATCAGGGCAAGGTGAAGCAATTGATCAGCTGGCTGGCAGTTACAGCCGTTCTGGGTGCGAGCTTTATCGCCCTGGAAGTAACGGAGTTTATTGAGTTGATTCATGAAGGGTTCAGTTATACAACGAGTGCAGCTTCTGGTGCATTCTTCACCCTTGTAGGTACTCACGGACTTCACGTATCGCTCGGTCTGATCTGGATGATCGGATTGATGCTGCAGCTGAAAAAACGTGGAATTACCGATGTAACTCGCGGTAAAATCAACGTAATCAGCTTGTACTGGCACTTCTTGGACGTCGTCTGGATTTTCCTCCTGTCGGTCGTCTATCTGATGGGGGTGATGTAG